The Desulfonatronum thiosulfatophilum DNA segment ACTGAACGGCTGGTGAAGGCGGGCTATCTTGAAGTACGTGATGGTAAGAACTACATCACCGCCAAAGGCAAGGAAGCCGGTGGCGAGTTCCGCATGAGCCCCAAGTATGGCCCGTATTTTCTATGGCCCGAGAGTCTTCAGCCCTGAGGACTAACGAAAGCCTTGCATCCGACCGCGATCCGCACGTTGAGTCTTGGCGGTTTTTTACTCCAAAGCCCACCTGCCGTGAACGCCGAAACCGACCTTCAAACCCTGATCGCCTCCATGAAGCCGGCTCTTCATGCGCAGCCGTACGTCTTCTGTTCCATCGACCAAGCTGTTTCGCCAGGCTCCCCTTCATTCCGCTGGGTACGTTTCACGAACGGGAAGGCGTAACGATTATCGCCACCCGGGAGCAGGCCAGTGACAGCGGGTTGGATTTTGATATGTTCTGGGCATGCATCACCCTGGAAGTGCGTTCGTTGCTCACAGCGGTCGGCTTCCTGGCGCTCATCACGGCCCGCCTTGCCCGTGCGGGCATCAGCGTCAATCCGGTTTCGGCCTTCCATCATGATCACCTGTTTGTCCCCTGGGAAATGAAAGAGCATGTCTTGGCCGAACTCATCGAGCTGAGCCGCTCGCGCTGTGAGAACATGCGTAATGCCATACGCATGTTAAAGCTCGTTTTCGAGGGTGAGGCTGATGTCGGAGAAGGGCGTGTTGAAAGCCAGGAAGAAGTTTTCCATAAAATTGAGAGTAGCGGATAAGCCCAGATGTTTTTATAAGAAGCGTAGGTTTCTGGGATCATCCCTTTTAAACGGCCTTGCCTGCTGGCATCAACATGGTCATACTTTTGGTATGAAAACAGCAGTCTCCATTCCAGATCCCGTTTTCGCCAAGGCTGACCGCTACGCTCGGCTTGTTAACAAGTCGAGGAGCCAGATTTTTTCCGAGGCCCTACGTGAGTATCTTGCTCGCCATTCACCCGATGAAGTGACCGAGGCGATGGATCAAGCGCTTGAGACGATTGAAGAACAGCGCGATTCGTTCGTCGCCAAAGCCAGTGAGCGGGTCCTGAGGCAAGCGGAGTGGTAATATCTTAAGGGGACGTATGGTGGGCCGATCTTGGGGAGCTGGTTGGTTCCAGTCCTGGTTTCCGACGACCGGTGGTTGTCGTCCAGGAGGATGGCCTTAATCGCAGTCGGATCGCGACTGTTGTCTGCGTGCCGCTGACCAGCATTCTCCGATGGGCCAATGCTCCGGGGAATGTGGAATTGACCTCTCGGGTCACAGGGCTCCCAAAAGACTCAGTGGCCAATGTCTCCCAGATTATCACCATTGACCGGGATCTACTCGGGGAATGCATTGGAAAACTCCCTCAGGCAAAGCTGCTGCTCATCCTCGCTGAATCGACACAGTCTTGGGCAGGTAGTTTCCGCCATGCTTTCCTTCATTCCAACCGTCACGTCTCACACTCGGGAAGAGCAAACACTCGCCATCATCCAGGCTTAATCTTCGTATTCCTGCCGAGAGCGTGAAAAGCTCCGCCCCTGTTCATCCAGGGATTGACGATACCTGACACAGCCTCGCAAGAACTGTGGCCACTCGGGCACGACCGGGACGGGATCGGTCTTTTCCGGCAGCAGTGACCACAAATCCGGGTGATGCCAGCACAAATCATGTCCTGAACTGTCCCGGTGGGAGCGAATGCCGTTCCTGAGCCGTATCGCCTCGGCGATCAGCTGCTCACGAGTCATTGACTGCAGATCATCATCCATGACTTATTCTCCAAATGTTGAATCTAGTGCCGCATCAGTTAGGATGCCGAAGAGAGACCGCGAACACGGTCTTGGTGCGGCTGGATGCGTTTCCAAAATTCGAGCTAAGCCAATGTCTCCTCGGAAAATGCATTGAAAGCTCCCTCAGGCAAAGCTGCTGCTCATCCTCGAATCGACACCGTCTTGGGCAGGTAATTTTCTCAAAGCTTTGCTTCATTTTGCTGGGTATGTTTCACGAACGGGAAAAAGGCGTAGATTATCTCCGCCCGGCTGTAGGCCAGTGACAGCGTTTTGGATCCGCGATGGCGTCTTCAAAAGTCCAGCGGTCTTCAGCTCGATTCGCAAACAGCCTTCAGAAGCTCCAAGGCCCGCGGCCATCCTGCGTTGAACATTTCTTCGAAATTCTCGTGAGTCGTCATTTCGATCAACAGTTCCGTCTGACCGTTTTCACCGTTGAAGATGTACGTCTCTGTCGCTCCAATCCACGATTCGGCCATTTCGCTTGAGACGTCTTCACTGCCGTCTTTGTTGATCATGGCCACGTGCCTGGCTTTCAGTCGCTCATGGGGGACGACTTCGTCCAAGACGGCCTTGGTGCCGCCCAGATCCGGATCAATGAACAGAATGGTCTCCCCTTGTTCCCATTTTCCGATAAACTGGGAATTCGGCGAGAAGGCCTGGGTCCATTGTCGGTAGTCCGATGGGTCGAGCATGTGCTTCCACACTGCTTCTTTTGGTGCGTTGATTCTGATCGAGTAGGTCAGGGTTTTTATATTATGCTCCTTTTCGCCTGCCGTCTGACAGTGGGCAATCAAAGGGCCGCCAACAGCATCGGCCGTGGATGCCGAAGAGAGACCGCGAACACGGTCTTGGTGCGGCTGGATGCGGCGCTCCAAAATTCAAGCAAAGCCAATGCCAACAATAGGATCCCGCTCAAGGGGACAAGCCGTCATTGTACTTGTCTCTCAGGGGTGATTGTTCTCCCGGCAACGGCCTTCACTTCACTCTTCCCATTGCTTCGTCCCTCCATTCCCGCGGCATTTTTTCAATTGCATAGCGCAAGGCGGTCCTGGGCATGACTGTTTTTCTGGCGAGAACATACTCGAATACTTCTTTTTGATGGGCCTGGCTTGCTGACTTCAGCATCCAGCCGTACCCCTTCCGAACCAGATCGTCCGCGTCCATGAGCAGGATGTCGGCCAATGCGAACACTTCCCGCAGGAATTTGCCCCGTCTGGCCGGAATGATCAGGGATACGGCGGATGCACGACGCATCCAGCGATTGGGCGATTTGGCCCAGGATTGCAGATTGGGCAGGTTTTCGGGATACATTTCGAGAAACGAGCCGATGGTATGGTTGCAGAGGGTGTCGCAGGAAGCCCAGTTGGCGACGTAGCGATCGACCCATCTTTCAAAGACCTGAAAATCGCCGCGTTCATAATATTTGCTCAGAGCATGCGACCAGTTGCAGGCAATGAAGCTTTCCTCCAGATATCCCGATTTCCACAGCTCTTCACAGAGATCAAAGATCGGCTCTTTGTCCATCATTCTGATTTCTTTGAAATACTTTTTAGCGATCCTGGTCACGACCGCCGTTCTGACCCCGTGCAGTTGAACCTGTTCCCGAAAGAACCGCTGTCCGCTGCTTTTCGTCCTGGGATCAGCTTCATGCTCCAGGTCCACTCGCATTCTCCGGATAATGTCGTCCATTCGTTGCTCCTTGCTGCTGTTTCGCCGGCATTCTTGAAAATGTCATCCGCAGGAAAAACGTCAACAAGTCGCCTGTCAAGCAAAACAAATTGCGGCACAAGAGCAAGGTGATCACATAA contains these protein-coding regions:
- a CDS encoding DNA alkylation repair protein; the encoded protein is MDDIIRRMRVDLEHEADPRTKSSGQRFFREQVQLHGVRTAVVTRIAKKYFKEIRMMDKEPIFDLCEELWKSGYLEESFIACNWSHALSKYYERGDFQVFERWVDRYVANWASCDTLCNHTIGSFLEMYPENLPNLQSWAKSPNRWMRRASAVSLIIPARRGKFLREVFALADILLMDADDLVRKGYGWMLKSASQAHQKEVFEYVLARKTVMPRTALRYAIEKMPREWRDEAMGRVK
- a CDS encoding ACT domain-containing protein translates to MNAETDLQTLIASMKPALHAQPYVFCSIDQAVSPGSPSFRWVRFTNGKA
- a CDS encoding SRPBCC domain-containing protein — translated: MERRIQPHQDRVRGLSSASTADAVGGPLIAHCQTAGEKEHNIKTLTYSIRINAPKEAVWKHMLDPSDYRQWTQAFSPNSQFIGKWEQGETILFIDPDLGGTKAVLDEVVPHERLKARHVAMINKDGSEDVSSEMAESWIGATETYIFNGENGQTELLIEMTTHENFEEMFNAGWPRALELLKAVCESS
- a CDS encoding ribbon-helix-helix domain-containing protein codes for the protein MLKARKKFSIKLRVADKPRCFYKKRRFLGSSLLNGLACWHQHGHTFGMKTAVSIPDPVFAKADRYARLVNKSRSQIFSEALREYLARHSPDEVTEAMDQALETIEEQRDSFVAKASERVLRQAEW
- a CDS encoding ACT domain-containing protein → MFWACITLEVRSLLTAVGFLALITARLARAGISVNPVSAFHHDHLFVPWEMKEHVLAELIELSRSRCENMRNAIRMLKLVFEGEADVGEGRVESQEEVFHKIESSG